The following are encoded in a window of Psilocybe cubensis strain MGC-MH-2018 chromosome 4, whole genome shotgun sequence genomic DNA:
- a CDS encoding Patatin-like phospholipase domain-containing protein (Patatin-like phospholipase domain-containing protein CNBE2340): MHAGMPHRGNGKSEAPTPDLKTLLAEDFVNESHMEAFCHALQLDESYFDHQGDATSPQIPGTPVSNASRIRKVSALSDFAPVNLKVKRRKKRGREDKRSDYLFIILRWPLLFFIFLFIAAEFGFYVVIRQMVNTKEWISAWRGQKGRLRKKMRSARNYEEWKSAAVTLDNYLGFDEWKNHDEDQYYDWMLVRKVKKSLKTMREKNDVRGCLGVLETCIRSNFAAVESSRLYSEVPNTFLGTKNLIESYFDELELSLQFIRETPELSVDEKKRFFKSANTNLGISALCLSGGASFGYYHCGVIKALLDAGLLPRVITGTSAGGLIAALTCTRTDEELKVLLVPELANKITACEEPLSVWLKRFWKTGARFDSVTWARKCTFFTRGSMTFKEAYIRTGRILNISVIPADRHSPTKLLNFLTAPDTVIWSALLASAAVPGILNPVVLMQKLKDGNIVPWSWGSRFKDGSLRGSAGKPVAHRKGKGNLNLLENSLFIDSLRVEGGEETSYYQQRNNGSNTN, from the exons ATGCATGCCGGTATGCCTCATCGAGGCAATGGAAAATCTGAGGCCCCAACTCCTGATCTCAAGACACTACTCGCCGAAGACTTTGTCAATGAATC GCATATGGAAGCTTTTTGCCATGCTTTACAATTAGACGAATCCTACTTCGACCACCAAGGTGATGCAACTTCACCCCAAATTCCTGGAACCCCGGTATCCAATGCATCACGGATTCGAAAGGTATCAGCGTTATCCGACTTTGCACCTGTCAACCTCAAGGTCAAGAG ACGAAAAAAGCGAGGTAGAGAGGACAAAAGAAGCGATTATCTTTTTATCATTCTCCGGTGGCCTCTTCTG ttttttatatttttgttcattgcaGCAGAGTTTGGATTTTATGTGGTGATCAGACAAATGGTTAACACAAAGGAGTGGATATCGGCTT GGAGGGGCCAAAAAGGTAGATTACGGAAGAAAATGAGGAGTGCCAGGAACTATGAG GAATGGAAAAGTGCAGCTGTAACTTTGGATAATTATCTTGGGTTTGACGAGTGGAAAAACCATGATGAGGACCAGTACTACGACTGGATGCTTGTCCGCAAG GTTAAGAAATCTTTAAAGACAATgagagagaagaatgacGTGCGAGGGTGTTTGGGTGTGTTGGAAACTTGCATTCGTTCTAATTTTGCTGCTGTAGAATCATCGAG ATTGTATAGCGAAGTACCCAAC ACCTTTCTGGGAACGAAGAACTTGATTGAAT CTTATTTTGACGAACTCGAATTATCGCTGCAGTTCATTCGGGAGACACCCGAACTCAGCGTAGACGAGAAGAAGCGCTTTTTTAAGAGTGCTAATACTAATTTGG GAATCTCTGCCCTCTGCCTTTCTGGAGGAGCATCTTTTGGTTACT ATCACTGCGGAGTTATCAAGGCACTTCTGGATGCTGGACTTCTTCCCAGAGTTATAACAGGAACGAGTGCCGGAGGTTTGATTGCTGCTTTAACTTGCACGAGGACAGATGAGGAACTCAAGGTTCTACTTGTTCCCGAATTGGCAAACAAGATCACAGCGTGCGAAGAGCCTTTAAGTGTGTGGCTGAAGAGATTCTGGAAGACAGGTGCTCGTTTCGATAGTGTGAC GTGGGCAAGAAAG TGCACATTTTTTACGCGAGGTTCTATGACTTTCAAAGAAGCCTATATCAGGACAGGGCGCATACTCAACATATCTGTCATCCCAGCTGATAGACATTC ACCGACCAAACTTCTTAACTTTTTAACAGCTCCTGACACAGTTATTTGGTCTGCACTTTTGGCTTCTGCAGCAGTTCCTGGAATTTTGAACCCGGTCGTTCTAATGCAAAAGCTCAAGGATGGAAACATCGTTCCGTGGAGTTGGGGTAGTAGATTTAAAGATGGATCTTTAAG AGGGTCAGCAGGGAAACCAGTTGCCCATCGGAAAGGGAAAGGTAATCTAAACTTACTCGAAAACTCATTGTTTATTGATTCACTGCGCGTGGAGGGTGGAGAGGAAACTTCCTATTATCAGCAGCGGAACAATGGCTCAAACACGAATTGA
- a CDS encoding WD repeat protein iqw1, translating into MGRLGSMIFEHLILALEELGYLYDRRHLCRKLETDWGSLPRVGEELTTCVRKFGRERLPPGVRDIGREHITGSRMSMSNGYEILDPNKRENFRDGNPTLNDIVRNNEPPVSSEGNLSVPVVFPRRRYVGARNVMTVKDVNFLGPDDDWVASGSDDGNFFIWNKANGSLKGIYEGDGSVVNVIEGHPHLPLIAVSGIDTTVKACLFAPTTKPSAFSRTENAEAILETNQRMSATRPLPRFRIASLLGDVNIVVAATPEDGEPSECIGQ; encoded by the exons ATGGGACGGTTAGGCAGCATGATCTTCGAACATCTCATACTTGCTCTAGAAGAGCTT GGATACCTCTATGATCGACGTCATCTATGCCGAAAGCTAGAGACTGATTGGGGTTCACTACctagagttggggaagaaCTAACAACATGTGTCCGAAAATTCGGACGTGAAAGATTACCACCGGGTGTGCGAGACATAGGCCGCGAACACATAACGGGTTCTCGGATGTCAATGTCAAATGGATACGAG ATACTTGATCCAAATAAACGCGAGAATTTTCGAGACGGGAACCCTACCCTAAACGATATTGTCAGGAATAACGAGCCACCCGTTTCTTCTGAAGGAAATCTCTCAGTGCCAGTCGTTTTCCCTCGTCGACGCTATGTTGGAGCTAGGAATGTAATGACAGTGAAAGATG TCAATTTCTTGGGTCCAGATGACGATTGGGTTGCCTCTGGATCTGATGATGGTAATTTCTTCATATGGAATAAAGCAAATGGTTCCTTGAAGGGCATATACGAAGGCGATGGATCTGTTGTCAATGTAATTGAAGGTCACCCTCACTTACCGCTGATCGCTGTGAGCGGTATTGACACGACAGTGAAGGCATGC TTGTTCGCTCCAACCACGAAACCCAGTGCTTTCTCGAGAACAGAAAATGCGGAGGCTATTCTGGAGACTAATCAACGTATGAGTGCGACACGTCCACTCCCTAGATTTCGCATTGCATCTCTTCTGGGTGATGTCAATATTGTGGTTGCAGCCACTCCGGAGGATGGAGAACCTTCGGAATGCATAGGACAGTAG
- a CDS encoding CTD kinase subunit alpha has translation MRQGKNKRSRGSKDADVDIYMRVGDDISPETYSRPHNSFHHPESYRASNAGRGTYSSGRDMSSGSRRGGDWRHAELDHERYSFTDPFARGERAQYDDSGPRSSGGWGPVNDSYVQSRNSWPPRYDNGASSSSYAEPSTWTVPDHPSYDSSRIPYHDRWETNEPRESIDDWNPEPMRNDHRTDRRHHDWRPDSQRDKNSGHRFRSDSGWDSRRRDRNWTNEPIGRHNDLPPDKRQAGTEDRSWEPAASWVSSTTNDYSQQRGQNGQRSYHHQRPKRVQNYNKHRREWRADDGELNNWTRRDTSRGGVNKTFPNQNFAKRKHLRSPSRSRSRSRSPTESYISHRSSRGRSHSRSVSPANKRRRRDSSPITLQSQTPSERSLNRSHYKPEKQVSRSPSPQRISSHRSPPNFTGRRRSPSAVSSTGSDRSRSKSPARSVHRLPPNHHPPVTITNVYSRNNGTTPRKEVEDYKNGKSRSQKHRKGRESQAQTVEREYEYFGNVDHSSQNSAAAAPPIGIHTAAAVSMPPPMSVPLSHPPRPQYTPQEYNTSGQTWIPDAKIDLPGKPNRNINTRHAGFRPIGKGDSSLKRFFPGDDDEMDPADEVNTSPRMSESAIEKQTSMSYPHQSHRISDYHEWESPLHPAELWRADNPYSRSTAGSRQTSSLDLESAACLPKQGIPPIIPPPHAHHTDSEMTTSANNIHLLTSSADDLERRSPHFADSTDQPILTSNDMQLSTPSDNHDVSSAVGHSLASNKDLYKIISQVGEGTFGKVYKARNTITGNYVALKRIRMESEKDGFPVTAMREIKLLQSLRQENVVRLYEMMVSNGSVYMVFEYMDHDLTGVLSQTQFVFERQHLKSLCHQMLAGLAYLHRKGVIHRDIKGSNILINNRGELKLADFGLARFYQKRRRADYTNRVITLWYRPPELLFGATIYGPEVDMWSAGCIMLELFVKKPVFQGADEIHQLEVIYKLMGTPTPERWTDVVNLPWYELVKPQQPMGSKFRESFQKYMSPAALDLAEQLLAFDPAERITAMQAMNAPYFTQEYPSATPPVGLIDIKGEWHELETKRERQKRKEQKNAT, from the exons ATGCGACAGGGTAAAAACAAGCGGTCAAGGGGCAGCAAAGACGCTGATGTTGATATTTACATGAGAGTGGGAGACGACATTTCTCCCGAAACCTATTCCCGGCCCCATAATTCTTTTCATCACCCCGAAAGTTATCGCGCATCAAACGCAGGTAGAGGAACGTATTCTAGCGGGCGCGATATGTCTTCTGGATCTCGCAGGGGCGGAGATTGGCGACACGCAGAACTCGATCATGAAAGATATTCGTTTACCGACCCTTTTGCACGAGGAGAGAGAGCACAATATGACGACAGTGGTCCCAGAAGTTCAGGGGGGTGGGGACCTGTCAACGATTCTTATGTTCAATCTCGAAACAGTTGGCCTCCGCGCTATGACAACGGcgcctcttcatcatcttaTGCAGAGCCCTCCACGTGGACTGTTCCAGATCATCCTTCCTACGACAGCTCTCGTATTCCTTATCATGACCGTTGGGAAACCAATGAGCCGAGAGAAAGTATCGACGATTGGAATCCCGAACCAATGCGAAACGACCATCGGACGGATCGACGACATCACGACTGGCGTCCAGATAGTCAAAGGGATAAAAATTCAGGGCATAGGTTTCGGAGCGACTCTGGATGGGACTCCAGACGTCGTGACAGAAATTGGACAAATGAACCCATAGGACGGCATAACGACCTTCCTCCAGATAAAAGACAGGCTGGCACGGAGGATCGGTCCTGGGAACCAGCCGCATCTTGGGTATCCTCGACGACTAATGATTATTCACAGCAACGAGGGCAAAATGGCCAGCGAAgttatcatcatcaaagaCCAAAACGAGTGCAGAATTACAATAAACATCGAAGAGAATGGCGTGCTGACGACGGAGAACTGAATAA TTGGACAAGGCGAGATACTAGTCGTGGCGGCGTAAATAAAACTTTTCCAAACCAAAATTTTGCGAAACGAAAACATCTACGATCTCCGTCCCGGTCGCGGTCTCGTAGCAGGTCACCAACCGAATCCTATATCTCTCATCGCTCCTCAAGAGGTCGATCACATTCTCGGTCTGTTTCTCCTGCTAATAAACGTCGCCGGAGAGATTCCAGTCCTATCACCTTACAAAGTCAGACTCCTAGTGAAAGGAGTTTGAATCGTTCACATTATAAGCCAGAAAAGCAGGTTTCAAGGTCACCTAGTCCTCAACGCATCAGTTCCCATCGAAGCCCTCCAAACTTTACAGGACGTCGCAGAAGTCCGTCTGCAGTTTCAAGTACAGGATCTGATCGAAGCCGCAGCAAGAGCCCCGCCCGTTCGGTGCACCGTCTCCCTCCTAATCATCATCCACCTGTAACTATCACAAATGTATATTCCAGAAACAACGGGACAACTCCACGAAAAGAAGTTGAAGACTATAAGAATGGGAAGTCAAGATCTCAAAAACACCGAAAGGGCAGGGAAAGTCAAGCACAAACCGTCGAAAGGGAGTACGAGTATTTTGGAAATGTCGATCATTCTTCACAGaattctgctgctgctgctcctcCCATCGGTATTCATACAGCTGCCGCTGTTTCAATGCCTCCTCCTATGTCTGTTCCATTGTCCCATCCACCACGGCCTCAGTATACACCACAGGAATACAATACTTCTGGGCAAACTTGGATTCCGGATGCTAAGATAGATTTACCAGGAAAACCTAATCGAAATATAAACACCCGACATGCGGGGTTCAGACCGATTGGGAAAGGAGATTCGTCTTTGAAGAGGTTTTTCCctggcgacgacgacgaaatGGATCCTGCCGATGAAGTCAATACATCGCCTCGTATGTCGGAATCTGCAATTGAGAAACAAACCTCGATGTCATATCCACATCAATCACATCGCATCTCTGACTATCATGAATGGGAGTCTCCGCTTCACCCTGCAGAATTGTGGCGGGCAGACAATCCATATTCTCGTTCAACCGCTGGATCTCGTCAAACATCCTCCTTAGACCTCGAATCAGCGGCTTGCTTACCAAAGCAAGGTATCCCGCCCATTATCCCGCCCCCCCACGCGCATCATACAGATTCAGAAATGACGACTTCCGCCAATAATATTCACCTTTTAACATCATCTGCCGACGACCTTGAGCGACGAAGCCCACACTTCGCTGATTCCACGGATCAGCCCATATTGACCTCTAATGACATGCAACTTTCAACTCCAAGCGATAACCATGATGTTTCCAGCGCTGTAGGGCACTCTTTGGCTTCGAACAAAGACCTGTACAAAATCATCAGTCAAGTTGGTGAGGGAACATTTGGAAAAGTTTACAAAGCACGAAACACTATTACAGGTAACTATGTTGCGTTGAAACGCATTCGTATGGAATCCGAGAAGGATGGCTTCCCTGTCACAGCCATGCGAGAAATCAAGCTTCTACAGTCTCTCAGGCAAGAGAACGTGGTTCGACTTTATGAGATGATGGTCTCAAATG GCTCTGTGTATATGGTCTTTGAATATATGGATCATGATCTCACAGGAGTTCTATCACAAACACAGTTTGTGTTTGAACGTCAACACCTCAAATCTTTGTGTCATCAAATGCTGGCGGGATTAGCGTATTTGCATCGTAAAGGGGTAATCCACCGGGATATTAAAGGGTCAAACATATTGATTAACAATCGGGGGGAGCTCAAATTGGCTGATTTTGGGCTTGCACGTTTCTACCAGAAGCGTAGGCGCGCTGATTATACCAACCGCGTCATCACCCTTTGGTACAGGCCGCCGGAACTTCTTTTTGGTGCAACCATTTATGGACCGGAAGTTGACATGTGGAGCGCCGG GTGCATTATGCTCGAATTATTTGTAAAGAAACCCGTTTTTCAGGGAGCGGATGAAATTCATCAGCTGGAAGTCATTTACAAACTTATGGGGACTCCGACACCTGAGCGCTGGACTGATGTTGTCAATCTTCCGTGGTACGAACTCGTTAAACCCCAACAGCCCATGGGTAGCAAATTCCGGGAGTCATTCCAAAA GTACATGTCTCCTGCAGCGTTAGATTTGGCCGAGCAACTCCTTGCATTTGATCCTGCCGAACGAATAACTGCTATGCAGGCCATGAATGCCCCATATTTCACCCAGGAATATCCAAGCGCTACTCCTCCTGTAGG ATTGATAGATATAAAGGGGGAATGGCACGAGCTCGAAACAAAACgagaaaggcaaaaaagaaaagaacaaaaaaatgcGACCTGA
- a CDS encoding COP9 signalosome complex subunit 4, translating into MEAKLLQFSTLVQKDKGPAYISLIPEILSQSGPSIARDLHTLVDTVVNLESVGLVVGRQVLSELVKILGEGAIKDVALRKRVVEDTLSTIQPRIVSYEEQVNSLRFQLADLLEEEEEWSDAARVLMGISLDSGQRSIGDSEKLRVYVRIVRLLLEDEDSVQAETYYNRAALLVHSANDRETLLQFKLCQARISDYSRKFLEAASRYHELSYVGEIDEEERRHMLLAAVTCAVLAPAGPNRSRVLASLYRDERTADLPTYNILSKMFLDHILRPAEVKEFEKSLKPHQLAKISISSNDRLASAGGDTGSELDPNASTRTGPSTVLDRAVMEHNLLASSNIYNNITFRGLGALLDLTPGAAETMARKMIEQGRLRGSIDQVDKLIWFETNREEDDAQGKAGGLGDVEEAEDTGAPFTKRWDTQIRLTAAHVESIVQHLTDKGLVSLPVDSI; encoded by the exons ATGGAAGCCAAACTACTTCAATTCTCTACTCTCGTCCAAAAAGATAAAGGACCTGCTTATATCTCACTTATCCCTGAAATCTTATCACAATCAGGTCCTTCCATAGCCAGGGACCTGCACACATTGGTCGACACTGTCGTCAATTTAGAAAGTGTTGGTTTGGTAGTCGGACGTCAGGTCCTGTCTGAGCTAGTTAAGATTCTCGGAGAAGGCGCTATCAAGGACGTTGCACTCAGGAAACGCGTAGTTGAAGATACGTTGTCCACAATTCAACCCCGGATTGTGAGCTATGAGGAACAG GTAAACTCTTTAAGATTTCAATTGGCGGATCttctggaagaggaggaagaatggAGCGACGCTGCCAGAGTCCTAATGGGTATCTCTTTGGATTCAGGTCAACG GTCTATCGGAGACTCAGAAAAATTGCGCGTGTACGTTCGCATTGTTCGATTACTGCTTGAAGACGAAGATTCAGTCCAAGCCGAAACGTACTACAATCGGGCCGCCTTGCTAGTGCATTCTGCGAATGATCGCGAGACTCTTCTCCAATTTAAACTTTGTCAAGCTCGTATAAGTGACTATAGCAGAAAATTTTTGGAAGCCGCCAGCCGTTATCATGAACTGAGCTATGTAGGTGAAATAGACGAAGAAGAACGCAGGCATATGCT CCTAGCTGCTGTTACATGCGCCGTTCTGGCTCCTGCAGGCCCAAATCGTTCCAGAGTCCTTGCGTCTTTGTACAGGGATGAACGCACAGCTGATCTTCCAACATACAATATCTTGTCTAAGATGTTTCTGGATCATATTCTTCGGCCAGCGGAAGTCAAGGAGTTTGAAAAATCACTCAAGCCTCATCAGTTGGCAAAGATTTCCATTTCATCCAATGATAGACTAGCTTCTGCAGGGGGCGACACTGGAAGCGAGCTGGACCCCAATGCAAGCACAAGAACGGGACCATCGACTGTTTTGGATCGTGCTGTCATGGAGCACAATCTTCTTGCAAGCTCCAATATATATAACAACATTACTTTCCGTGGTTTGGGAGCGCTACTCGACTTAACTCCAGGTGCAGCAGAAACCATGGCCCGAAAAATGATTGAGCAAGGGCGCTTGCGTGGAAGTATAGATCAGGTGGATAAATTAATATGGTTCGAGACAAACCgtgaagaagacgatgctCAAGGGAAAGCTGGTGGCCTTGGAGATGTTGAGGAAGCTGAAGATACGGGCGCGCCATTTACGAAGCGTTGGGATACACAAATTAGGCTGACCGCTGCACAT GTTGAGTCCATCGTCCAGCACCTCACAGATAAGGGGTTGGTTTCCTTGCCGGTTGACTCAATATGA